Proteins encoded within one genomic window of Gemmatimonadaceae bacterium:
- a CDS encoding MFS transporter, producing the protein MTTAAAPVAWYRTITREQWRALAAAKLGWMLDAMDFLIYVMAIGALKVHFGFDDATAGLLGTVTLITSAVGGIVFGVIADRVGRTRALMATILIFSFASLGAATSQTVVQLMIWRVLLGFGMGGEWASGAVLVSETWPAEHRTKAVSIMQSGWALGYILAAVLAAVVLDVLPLGDAAWRWLFVLGVVPAFFVLWIRSKVREPEAWVRGRAASGPRRNPFAVLLGDELRRKTLLATLLSAFVQFANWGLFFWLPGFLATPVERGGAGMSIVRSAGWIIPVQIGAYIGYNSFGFIADRFGRRRTFICYLVTASILVPLYGQMARSPMVLLILGPVLGFVGYGYFSMFGSFLAELFPTPVRATGQGLTYNLGRGLGALAPYTIGFLATLPRVGIGSALALTSAFFLAGALLILAFPDRSRERLEG; encoded by the coding sequence ATGACGACCGCCGCTGCCCCCGTGGCGTGGTACCGGACCATCACGCGCGAGCAGTGGCGCGCACTCGCGGCCGCCAAGCTCGGGTGGATGCTCGACGCCATGGACTTTCTGATCTACGTCATGGCGATCGGTGCGCTGAAGGTGCACTTCGGGTTCGACGATGCGACGGCTGGACTGCTCGGCACGGTCACGCTCATCACTTCGGCCGTTGGCGGCATCGTGTTCGGGGTCATCGCTGATCGGGTGGGCCGTACGCGGGCGTTGATGGCCACGATCCTCATCTTTTCCTTTGCATCACTCGGCGCGGCCACGTCACAGACCGTCGTGCAGCTCATGATCTGGCGTGTGCTGCTGGGCTTTGGCATGGGTGGGGAGTGGGCCTCGGGAGCCGTGCTGGTCAGCGAAACGTGGCCGGCGGAACATCGGACCAAGGCCGTGAGCATCATGCAGTCCGGGTGGGCGCTGGGGTACATCCTGGCGGCCGTGCTGGCGGCGGTGGTGCTCGATGTACTGCCGTTAGGCGACGCGGCCTGGCGCTGGCTCTTCGTCCTTGGCGTCGTGCCCGCGTTCTTCGTGCTCTGGATCCGGAGCAAGGTGCGCGAGCCCGAGGCCTGGGTACGCGGTCGCGCAGCGAGCGGGCCGCGCAGGAATCCGTTTGCGGTCCTCCTGGGCGATGAGCTGCGGCGCAAGACGCTGCTCGCGACGCTGCTCTCCGCGTTCGTGCAGTTCGCGAACTGGGGCCTGTTCTTCTGGCTCCCCGGTTTCCTGGCCACGCCGGTGGAGCGTGGGGGCGCCGGCATGTCGATCGTGCGGTCGGCGGGCTGGATCATTCCCGTGCAGATCGGGGCCTACATCGGATACAACTCCTTCGGCTTCATCGCCGATCGTTTCGGCCGACGCCGGACGTTCATCTGTTACCTCGTCACCGCGTCGATCCTGGTGCCGTTGTACGGACAGATGGCGCGCAGCCCGATGGTGCTCCTCATCCTTGGCCCCGTCCTGGGGTTCGTCGGCTACGGCTACTTCAGCATGTTCGGGTCGTTCCTGGCCGAGCTGTTTCCGACGCCCGTGCGTGCGACAGGGCAGGGGCTCACCTACAATCTCGGTCGCGGGCTCGGTGCCCTGGCGCCGTACACCATCGGCTTCCTTGCCACGCTGCCGCGCGTCGGCATCGGCTCGGCGCTGGCGCTGACCTCGGCCTTCTTCCTCGCGGGCGCACTGCTCATTCTGGCCTTCCCTGATCGCAGCCGCGAGCGGCTCGAGGGCTGA
- a CDS encoding CoA transferase produces the protein MNDTLPFAGLRVLALEQAVAGPFCTRQFADLGADVIKVEHPVGGDVARRYDGAMQGLSAYFAWLNRGKRSVTLDLKGTDGRATMLALVDGCDVFVHNLAAGAIERLGLDYDTVAARNPRAIWVRISGYGPDGPYRERKAYDMLIQAEAGIVSVTGSPDTPAKAGVSIADIGSGHYAFSSATAALYRRERTGRGARIDISMLECMTEWMMPPLYVHLGGGSAPQRTGLRHNMIVPYGVYACADGQVLFAVQNDAEFGRLCEGVLASPTLARDPRFSVNAARLAHRDALESLIEGTLSALSVTDVIARLERSGIANAVVNDVAGVASHPQLAARRRWRDVESPVGAIPALVPPHNIIDAPPVMGPIPRLGEHAPTWGHRTNDEHAPLVVLPAAPR, from the coding sequence ATGAACGACACCTTGCCCTTCGCGGGCCTGCGCGTGCTTGCGCTCGAGCAGGCCGTGGCGGGTCCGTTCTGCACGCGTCAGTTTGCCGACCTTGGGGCCGATGTCATCAAGGTGGAGCACCCCGTCGGGGGCGACGTCGCCCGGCGCTACGACGGCGCGATGCAGGGCCTGTCGGCCTACTTCGCGTGGCTCAACCGCGGCAAGCGCAGCGTGACCCTGGACCTCAAGGGCACGGATGGCCGGGCCACGATGCTCGCCCTCGTCGACGGGTGCGACGTCTTCGTCCACAACCTCGCGGCTGGCGCGATCGAGCGCCTCGGGCTCGACTACGATACCGTCGCAGCGCGCAACCCTCGCGCGATCTGGGTCCGCATCTCGGGATACGGCCCCGATGGCCCGTACCGCGAGCGCAAGGCGTACGACATGCTCATCCAGGCCGAAGCCGGCATCGTATCCGTCACCGGCAGTCCTGACACGCCAGCGAAGGCCGGGGTGAGCATCGCCGACATCGGCTCGGGGCACTACGCCTTCTCGAGCGCCACCGCCGCGCTCTACCGCAGGGAACGCACGGGTCGCGGCGCGCGCATCGACATCTCCATGCTGGAGTGCATGACCGAGTGGATGATGCCACCGCTCTACGTGCACCTGGGCGGCGGCTCGGCACCGCAGCGCACCGGCCTCCGCCACAACATGATCGTGCCCTACGGCGTGTATGCATGCGCCGATGGTCAGGTGCTGTTTGCCGTGCAGAACGATGCCGAGTTCGGCCGCTTGTGCGAGGGCGTCCTCGCGAGTCCCACACTCGCCCGGGACCCACGCTTCAGCGTGAACGCGGCGCGCCTCGCGCACCGGGACGCGCTGGAATCCCTCATCGAGGGCACGCTCTCTGCGCTCTCCGTCACCGACGTCATCGCCCGGCTCGAACGATCGGGGATCGCCAACGCCGTGGTGAACGACGTCGCAGGCGTTGCCTCACACCCGCAGCTGGCAGCACGCCGCCGCTGGCGCGACGTCGAGAGTCCGGTCGGAGCGATCCCCGCGCTGGTGCCGCCGCACAACATCATCGATGCGCCACCGGTGATGGGCCCGATCCCGCGACTCGGAGAACACGCGCCCACCTGGGGGCACCGCACCAATGACGAACACGCCCCACTGGTCGTGCTTCCAGCCGCGCCACGCTGA
- a CDS encoding MaoC family dehydratase, whose translation MTPTAGRSYEDFEVGMVIRHAVGRTITDTDNTWFTLLTNNGNPIHFDRHYAAQTEFGQPLVNSTLTLALVVGLSVSDISRHAVNLGWTDIALPNPVFEGDTLYAQTEVLSARESRSRPHMGIVEVRTTGYKQDGTVVITYRRAILVYRRGHAPVVPTPVPSE comes from the coding sequence ATGACACCAACCGCGGGACGCAGCTACGAGGACTTCGAAGTGGGCATGGTGATCCGCCACGCCGTGGGACGCACGATCACCGACACGGACAACACCTGGTTCACGCTCCTCACCAACAACGGCAACCCGATCCACTTCGACCGGCACTATGCGGCGCAGACGGAGTTCGGCCAACCCCTGGTGAACTCGACGCTCACCCTGGCTCTCGTCGTCGGGCTCTCGGTGAGTGACATCTCGCGACACGCCGTGAACCTCGGGTGGACCGACATTGCGTTGCCCAATCCGGTGTTCGAGGGCGACACGCTCTACGCACAGACCGAAGTCCTGAGCGCCCGGGAGTCCAGGTCGCGGCCGCACATGGGCATCGTCGAAGTCCGTACGACCGGCTACAAGCAGGATGGCACGGTGGTGATCACGTACCGGCGGGCGATCCTGGTGTATCGACGCGGCCACGCGCCGGTCGTGCCAACGCCCGTCCCGTCCGAATGA